TTGCCGAAGGGCTGCTGATCTATCTCCCGGCCACCGCCCAGGAGCGGCTATTCACCGGCATCGATGCCCTGGCCGGGCGCCGAAGCCACGTCGCCGTCGAGGATGGTGCCCCAATGGGGCCAGACGAATATGCGGCTAAGGTCGAAGAGGAGCGCGCCGCGATCGCCGAGGGAGCCGAGGAGCACCCGTTTTTTCAACTGGTCTACAACGAGCGATGCGCGCCGGCCGCCGAGTGGTTCGGCGAGCGAGGTTGGACCGCGGTCGCTACGCTGTTGAACGACTACCTCGAAGCGGTGGGTCGCCCGGTACCCGGACCGGAATCCGAAGCCGGGCCGATGTTCGCCCGCAACACCCTGGTCAGTGCCGCCCGCGTCTGACGGCGCACCGTTCGCGCTGCCGGCACCCCGGGCTCCATAATGAAAATCATGTTCAGTAAGCTACACTCTGCATATCGGGCTACCAACGAAATGGAGTATCGGTCATGATCTTGCCAGCCGTGCCTAAAAGCTTGGCCGCAGGGCCGAGTCGATTGGTCGCGGTCGCCTCGACAGTTAGCTTATGCAATGCTAACTTCGGGGCAAAGTTCAGGCGGATCGGCCGATGGCGGGCGTAGGTGAAGGAGACAGCGGAGGCGTGGAGCGTGATGACATTGGCATGGTGGCCGCTTCCCCCGTCGCGTCTCGGGTAAATGGCAAGGTAGACGCTGACGTCGTCGGTCGATTTGCCACCTGCTGCCGTGCCCTGGGCATCGCGGTTTACCAGCGTAAACGTCCGCCGGACCTGGCTGCCGCCCGGTCTGGTTTCGCCGCGCTGACCCGCGTCGCCCATGACCAGTGCGACGCCTGGACCGGGCTGGCCGCTGCCGGCGACCAGTCCATCGGGGTGCTGGAAGCCGCCTCGCGCACGGCGACCACGGCTGGTGTGTTGCAGCGGCAGGTGGAACTGGCCGATAACGCCTTGGGCTTCCTGTACGACACCGGGCTGTACCTGCGTTTTCGTGCCACCGGACCTGACGATTTCCACCTCGCGTATGCCGCTGCGTTGGCTTCGACGGGCGGGCCGGAGGAGTTTGCCAAGGCCAATCACGTGGTGTCCGGTATCACCGAGCGCCGCGCCGGCTGGCGTGCCGCCCGTTGGCTCGCCGTGGTCATCAACTACCGCGCCGAGCGCTGGTCGGATGTCGTGAAGCTGCTCACTCCGATGGTTAATGATCCCGACCTCGACGAGGCCTTTTCGCACGCGGCCAAGATCACCCTGGGCACCGCACTGGCCCGACTGGGCATGTTTGCCCCGGCGCTGTCTTATCTGGAGGAACCCGACGGTCCTGTCGCGGTCGCTGCTGTCGACGGTGCACTGGCCAAAGCGCTGGTGCTGCGCGCGCATGTGGATGAGGAGTCGGCCAGCGAAGTGCTGCAGGACTTGTATGCGGCTCACCCCGAAAACGAACAGGTCGAGCAGGCGCTGTCGGATACCAGCTTCGGGATCGTCACCACCACAGCCGGGCGGATCGAGGCCCGCACCGATCCGTGGGATCCGGCGACCGAGCCCGGCGCGGAGGATTTCGTCGATCCCGCGGCCCACGAACGCAAGGCCGCGCTGCTGCACGAGGCCGAACTCCAACTCGCCGAGTTCATCGGCCTCGACGAGGTCAAACGCCAGGTGTCGCGGCTGAAGAGCTCAGTGGCCATGGAACTGGTCCGCAAGCAGCGTGGGCTCACGGTCGCCCAACGCACGCACCACTTGGTGTTTGCGGGACCGCCCGGGACCGGCAAGACCACCATTGCCCGGGTGGTCGCCAAGATCTATTGCGGCCTTGGCTTGTTGAAGCGGGAGAACATCCGCGAGGTCCATCGCGCCGACCTCATCGGCCAACACATCGGCGAGACCGAGGCGAAAACCAACGCGATCATCGACAGCGCGCTGGACGGGGTGCTGTTCCTCGACGAGGCCTACGCCCTGGTGGCCACCGGCGCCAAGAACGACTTCGGGTTGGTGGCCATTGACACCTTGTTGGCCAGGATGGAAAACGACCGCGACCGGCTGGTGGTCATCATCGCCGGCTATCGCGCCGACCTGGACAAATTCCTGGACACCAACGAGGGACTTCGGTCGCGTTTCACCCGCAACATCGACTTTCCCTCCTACACGTCCCATGAGCTGGTGGAGATCGCGCACAAGATGGCCGAACAGCGAGACAGCGTCTTCGAACAGTCCGCGCTGCACGATTTGGAGGCGTTGTTCGCCAAGTTGGCGGCGGAGTCGACACCAGATACCAACGGAATCTCGCGACGTAGCCTCGACATCGCGGGCAATGGTCGGTTTGTGCGCAACATCGTCGAACGCTCCGAAGAAGAGCGTGAATTCCGGCTGGACCATTCCGAACATGCCGGATCCGGTGAGTTCAGCGACGAGGAGCTGATGACCATCACGGCCGACGACGTGGGTAGATCGGTAGAGCCGCTATTGCGTGGCCTCGGGCTCTCGGTGCGGGCATGACGAACCAGCAGCACGACCACGACTTCGACCACGACCGTCGCTCGTTCGCCTCCCGAACCCCGGTCAACAACAACCCCGACAAGGTTGTCTACCGCCGCGGCTTCGTCACCCGCCATCAGGTGACGGGCTGGCGGTTCGTGATGCGCCGAATCGCCGCCGGAATCGCATTGCACGACACCCGCATGCTGGTCGACCCGTTGCGCACTCAGTCACGCGCGGTGCTGATGGGTGTGCTGATTGTGATCACGGGGTTGATCGGCTCCTTCGTATTCTCGTTGATTCGGCCCAATGGGCAGGCGGGTAGCAACGCGGTGCTTGCCGACCGGTCCACCGCGGCGCTGTATGTGCGGGTGGGCGAGCAGCTGCACCCGGTGCTCAACCTGACCTCGGCCCGGCTGATCGTCGGCCGGCCGGTGAGCCCGACGACGGTGAAAAGTACTGAGTTGGACCAGTTTCCGCGCGGAAACCTGATCGGCATCCCGGGTGCGCCGGAGCGGATGGTGCAGAACACCTCCACCGACGCGAACTGGACGGTGTGTGACGGCCTCAACGCACCGTCGCGGGGCGGTGCGGATGGCGTGGGTGTGACGGTGATTGCCGGCCCGCTGGAGGACACCGGCGCACGCGCGGCCGCGCTCGGGCCCGGGCAGGCGGTGCTGGTCGACAGCGGCGCCGGCACCTGGCTGTTGTGGGACGGCAAGCGCAGCCCGATTGATCTGGCCGATCATGCGGTCACCAGCGGCCTCGGCCTGGGCGCCGACGTGCCCGCGCCGCGGATCATCGCCTCGGGGCTGTTCAACGCGATACCCGAAGCACCGCCACTGACGGCGCCGATCATCCCGGATGCCGGCAACCCGGCGAGCTTCGGTGTGCCGGCGCCGATCGGCGCGGTGGTGAGTTCCTACGCCCTGAAAGACTCGGGCAAGACCATATCGGACACCGTGCAGTACTACGCGGTGCTGCCGGACGGTTTGCAGCAGATTTCGCCGGTATTGGCGGCAATCCTGCGCAACAACAACTCCTATGGTCTGCAGCAGCCGCCTCGGCTGGGGGCCGACGAGGTCGCCAAGCTGCCGGTGTCGCGGGTGTTGGACACCAGGCGCTATCCCAGCGAGCCGGTAAGTCTCGTCGACGTTACCCGTGACCCCGTCACCTGCGCGTACTGGAGCAAGCCGGTGGGTGCGGCCACCAGCTCGTTGACTCTGTTGGCAGGCTCGGCGCTGCCGGTGCCAGATGCGGTGCACACCGTCGAGCTGGTCGGCGCCGGCAACGGTGGTGTGGCAACCCGAGTGGCGTTAGCGGCCGGTACTGGCTACTTCACCCAGACGGTGGGCGGCGGCCCAGATGCGCCGGGCGCCGGGTCGTTGTTCTGGGTGTCGGATACCGGGGTGCGTTACGGTATCGACAATGAGCCTCAGGGAGTGGCTGGAGGCGGCAAAGCGGTTGAGGCCCTTGGCCTGAACCCGCCCCCGGTCCCCATCCCGTGGTCGGTGCTGTCGCTGTTTGTGCCCGGCCCGACGCTGTCGCGTGCCGACGCGCTGCTGGCACACGACACCTTGGTGCCCGACAGCAGGCCCGCTCGTCCGGTATCGGCCGAGGGAGGGTACCGGTGAGCAGACTGATCTTTGAGGCTCGTCGCCGACTGGCGCCGCCGAGCAGCCACCAGGGCACCATCATCATCGAGGCGCCTCCCGAGCTGCCTCGGGTGATCCCACCGTCACTGCTACGACGAGCGCTGCCTTATCTGATCGGGATCCTCATCGTGGGGATGATCGTGGCGCTGGTCGCCACCGGGATGCGGGTGATTTCTCCGCAGACGTTGTTCTTCCCATTTGTGCTGCTGTTGGCGGCCACCGCGCTCTACCGCGGCAACGACAAGAAGATGCGCACCGAGGAGGTCGACGCCGAACGGGCCGACTACCTACGTTACCTATCGGTGGTGCGGGACAACATTCGGGCCCAGGCCGCCGAGCAGCGGGCCAGCGCGTTGTGGTCTCATCCTGACCCGACGGCGTTGGCGTCGGTGCCGGGGTCACGTCGCCAATGGGAGCGTGACCCGCACGACCCCGACTTTTTGGTGTTGCGGGCCGGCCGGCACACGGTACCGCTGGCTACTACGCTGCGAGTCAACGACACCGCCGACGAGATCGACCTGGAACCGGTGTCGCACAGTGCATTACGCAGCCTGCTCGACACCCAGCGCAGCATTGGCGACGTGCCGACCGGGATCGACCTGACCAAGGTTTCGCCGATCACCGTGCTGGGGGAGCGCGCACAGGTGCGCGCGGTGTTACGCGCCTGGATCGCTCAGGCGGTGACCTGGCACGACCCGACGGTGCTCGGGGTGGCGCTGGCCGCGCGTGATCTGGAGGGTCGCGATTGGAACTGGCTGAAGTGGTTACCGCACGTGGACATTCCCGGCCGCCTCGATGCGCTGGGCCCGGCCCGCAATCTGTCGACCGATCCCGACGAGCTCATCGCGCTGCTGGGGCCCGTCCTGGCAGACCGCCCGGCGTTTACCGGGCAGCCAACAGATGCGTTGCGGCACTTGCTGATCGTCGTCGATGACCCGGACTACGACCTGGGCGCATCGCCGCTGGCGGTGGGCCGCGCGGGTGTCACCGTCGTGCACTGCTCGGCCAGTGCGCCGCACCGGGAACAGTATTCGGATCCGGAAAAGCCGATCCTGCGGGTGGCTCACGGCGCTATCGAACGCTGGCAGACAGGCGGCTGGCAGCCCTACATCGACGCCGCCGACCAATTCAGCGCTGATGAGGCCGCCCACCTGGCGCGCCGACTGTCGCGGTGGGACTCCAACCCCACCCATGCCGGGCTGCGCTCGGCGGCCACTCGCGGCGCGAGTTTCACCACACTGCTGGGCATCGAGGACGCATCCCGACTGGATGTGCCCGCGCTGTGGGCGCCGCGACGACGCGACGAGGAGTTACGCGTGCCGATCGGTGTCACTGGCACCGGCGAGCCGCTGATGTTCGACCTCAAAGACGAAGCCGAGGGCGGGATGGGCCCGCACGGGCTGATGATCGGCATGACCGGTTCGGGCAAGTCGCAGACTTTGATGTCGATTCTGTTGTCGCTGTTGACCACACACTCCGCGGAGCGGCTCATCGTCATCTACGCCGACTTCAAGGGTGAGGCCGGCGCCGACAGTTTCCGAGATTTCCCGCAGGTGGTTGCGGTGATCTCGAATATGGCCGAGAAGAAGTCGTTGGCTGATCGGTTCGCCGACACGCTGCGCGGCGAGGTGGCTCGTCGCGAGATGCTGCTGCGTGAGGCCGGCCGCAAGGTCCAGGGCAGCGCGTTCAACTCGGTGCTCGAGTATGAAAACGCCATCGCCGCAGGGCATAGCCTGCCGCCCATCCCGACACTGTTCGTGGTCGCCGACGAGTTCACCTTGATGCTGGCCGATCACCCGGAATACGCGGAGCTGTTCGACTATGTGGCCCGCAAGGGTCGCTCGTTTCGCATCCACATCCTATTCGCGTCCCAGACACTGGACGTGGGCAAGATCAAAGACATCGACAAGAACACCGCCTATCGGATTGGGCTGAAAGTGGCCAGCCCCAGCGTTTCTCGCCAGATCATCGGCGTGGAGGACGCCTACCACATCGAGTCGGGCAAAGAACACAAAGGCGTGGGCTTTTTGGTGCCCGCGCCCGGTGCCACCCCGATAAGGTTCCGCAGCACCTATGTCGACGGGATCTATGAACCGCCGCAGACGGCTAAAGCCGTTGTCGTGCAATCCGTTCCGGAGCCCAAGCTGTTCACCGCCGCCGCGGTGGAACCGGATCCGGGCACGGTGATCGCCGATACTGACGAACAAGAACCCGCCGACCCACCACGCAAACTGATCGCGACCATCGGCGAACAACTGGCCCGCTACGGTCCGCGGGCGCCGCAGTTGTGGCTGCCGCCACTCGACGAAACGATCCCACTGAGCGCGGCGTTGGCCCGCGCCGGG
Above is a window of Mycobacterium tuberculosis H37Rv DNA encoding:
- the eccA3 gene encoding ESX-3 secretion system protein EccA; protein product: MAGVGEGDSGGVERDDIGMVAASPVASRVNGKVDADVVGRFATCCRALGIAVYQRKRPPDLAAARSGFAALTRVAHDQCDAWTGLAAAGDQSIGVLEAASRTATTAGVLQRQVELADNALGFLYDTGLYLRFRATGPDDFHLAYAAALASTGGPEEFAKANHVVSGITERRAGWRAARWLAVVINYRAERWSDVVKLLTPMVNDPDLDEAFSHAAKITLGTALARLGMFAPALSYLEEPDGPVAVAAVDGALAKALVLRAHVDEESASEVLQDLYAAHPENEQVEQALSDTSFGIVTTTAGRIEARTDPWDPATEPGAEDFVDPAAHERKAALLHEAELQLAEFIGLDEVKRQVSRLKSSVAMELVRKQRGLTVAQRTHHLVFAGPPGTGKTTIARVVAKIYCGLGLLKRENIREVHRADLIGQHIGETEAKTNAIIDSALDGVLFLDEAYALVATGAKNDFGLVAIDTLLARMENDRDRLVVIIAGYRADLDKFLDTNEGLRSRFTRNIDFPSYTSHELVEIAHKMAEQRDSVFEQSALHDLEALFAKLAAESTPDTNGISRRSLDIAGNGRFVRNIVERSEEEREFRLDHSEHAGSGEFSDEELMTITADDVGRSVEPLLRGLGLSVRA
- the eccB3 gene encoding ESX-3 secretion system protein EccB3, coding for MTNQQHDHDFDHDRRSFASRTPVNNNPDKVVYRRGFVTRHQVTGWRFVMRRIAAGIALHDTRMLVDPLRTQSRAVLMGVLIVITGLIGSFVFSLIRPNGQAGSNAVLADRSTAALYVRVGEQLHPVLNLTSARLIVGRPVSPTTVKSTELDQFPRGNLIGIPGAPERMVQNTSTDANWTVCDGLNAPSRGGADGVGVTVIAGPLEDTGARAAALGPGQAVLVDSGAGTWLLWDGKRSPIDLADHAVTSGLGLGADVPAPRIIASGLFNAIPEAPPLTAPIIPDAGNPASFGVPAPIGAVVSSYALKDSGKTISDTVQYYAVLPDGLQQISPVLAAILRNNNSYGLQQPPRLGADEVAKLPVSRVLDTRRYPSEPVSLVDVTRDPVTCAYWSKPVGAATSSLTLLAGSALPVPDAVHTVELVGAGNGGVATRVALAAGTGYFTQTVGGGPDAPGAGSLFWVSDTGVRYGIDNEPQGVAGGGKAVEALGLNPPPVPIPWSVLSLFVPGPTLSRADALLAHDTLVPDSRPARPVSAEGGYR
- the eccC3 gene encoding ESX-3 secretion system protein EccC3: MSRLIFEARRRLAPPSSHQGTIIIEAPPELPRVIPPSLLRRALPYLIGILIVGMIVALVATGMRVISPQTLFFPFVLLLAATALYRGNDKKMRTEEVDAERADYLRYLSVVRDNIRAQAAEQRASALWSHPDPTALASVPGSRRQWERDPHDPDFLVLRAGRHTVPLATTLRVNDTADEIDLEPVSHSALRSLLDTQRSIGDVPTGIDLTKVSPITVLGERAQVRAVLRAWIAQAVTWHDPTVLGVALAARDLEGRDWNWLKWLPHVDIPGRLDALGPARNLSTDPDELIALLGPVLADRPAFTGQPTDALRHLLIVVDDPDYDLGASPLAVGRAGVTVVHCSASAPHREQYSDPEKPILRVAHGAIERWQTGGWQPYIDAADQFSADEAAHLARRLSRWDSNPTHAGLRSAATRGASFTTLLGIEDASRLDVPALWAPRRRDEELRVPIGVTGTGEPLMFDLKDEAEGGMGPHGLMIGMTGSGKSQTLMSILLSLLTTHSAERLIVIYADFKGEAGADSFRDFPQVVAVISNMAEKKSLADRFADTLRGEVARREMLLREAGRKVQGSAFNSVLEYENAIAAGHSLPPIPTLFVVADEFTLMLADHPEYAELFDYVARKGRSFRIHILFASQTLDVGKIKDIDKNTAYRIGLKVASPSVSRQIIGVEDAYHIESGKEHKGVGFLVPAPGATPIRFRSTYVDGIYEPPQTAKAVVVQSVPEPKLFTAAAVEPDPGTVIADTDEQEPADPPRKLIATIGEQLARYGPRAPQLWLPPLDETIPLSAALARAGVGPRQWRWPLGEIDRPFEMRRDPLVFDARSSAGNMVIHGGPKSGKSTALQTFILSAASLHSPHEVSFYCLDYGGGQLRALQDLAHVGSVASALEPERIRRTFGELEQLLLSRQQREVFRDRGANGSTPDDGFGEVFLVIDNLYGFGRDNTDQFNTRNPLLARVTELVNVGLAYGIHVIITTPSWLEVPLAMRDGLGLRLELRLHDARDSNVRVVGALRRPADAVPHDQPGRGLTMAAEHFLFAAPELDAQTNPVAAINARYPGMAAPPVRLLPTNLAPHAVGELYRGPDQLVIGQREEDLAPVILDLAANPLLMVFGDARSGKTTLLRHIIRTVREHSTADRVAFTVLDRRLHLVDEPLFPDNEYTANIDRIIPAMLGLANLIEARRPPAGMSAAELSRWTFAGHTHYLIIDDVDQVPDSPAMTGPYIGQRPWTPLIGLLAQAGDLGLRVIVTGRATGSAHLLMTSPLLRRFNDLQATTLMLAGNPADSGKIRGERFARLPAGRAILLTDSDSPTYVQLINPLVDAAAVSGETQQKGSQS